In Amycolatopsis methanolica 239, a single genomic region encodes these proteins:
- a CDS encoding DUF6286 domain-containing protein, giving the protein MKRRPRRSVPAALTALALLAAAVVVAVSAIQTLLGEQPWLSYDTAARTLHDLQWTDLPVAIAGLVVAVLGLVLLLAAILPGALTVLPLKANADDVDAGVCRRSYLSTLRAAASTVDGVAHAKLKLHRRTVAAVVRTDRAKPDGLDGAVRSALTERLEQIQPATPPKLKVVVKAPRSR; this is encoded by the coding sequence GTGAAACGCCGACCCCGCCGCAGTGTTCCCGCGGCACTGACCGCCCTGGCGCTGCTCGCCGCCGCGGTCGTCGTCGCCGTCTCCGCGATCCAGACCCTGCTCGGTGAGCAGCCGTGGCTCAGCTACGACACCGCTGCCCGCACCCTGCACGATCTGCAGTGGACCGACCTTCCAGTGGCGATCGCCGGTTTGGTCGTCGCGGTGCTGGGCCTGGTCCTGTTACTGGCCGCGATCCTGCCCGGCGCGCTTACCGTCCTGCCCCTGAAAGCGAACGCGGACGACGTTGACGCGGGCGTGTGTCGACGCAGCTACCTCAGCACGCTGCGGGCCGCGGCATCCACAGTGGACGGTGTCGCCCACGCGAAGCTGAAGCTTCACCGCCGCACGGTGGCTGCCGTCGTGCGCACCGACCGCGCCAAGCCCGACGGCCTCGACGGTGCGGTCCGCAGCGCGCTGACCGAGCGGCTCGAGCAGATCCAGCCCGCCACGCCGCCGAAACTCAAGGTCGTCGTCAAGGCCCCGAGGAGCCGGTGA